CACCCAATTCCTTCCAAAGTCCATTGTTTTAGTGAAGTAAGAAATATGGTCTATCTAATAAATTCCAGCAagtgaattaaagaaaaatacaataatATACATAAAATGAAACCAACGCAGTCCAATTCCACTAAGGCATTTTTCATATAACAAATGCATTTCATTTAGCAACAGCTCAATAAAAAAACAATCTTAGTAGGTTGTTTTTACGCAAGTACAATAGGAGTCAAGCGACATGCACAATAGGAGGCAGTAATGCCCTTGTGAGCTACTAGTGGTTAGCAGATATGTCAGACTTCAGATCAAACagtcttaaaaacaaaaacagtctTAACCATCCAGTTTTTTACTAATAGCAGATGGTTCTTTCTTTGATTATCAATATTCAATCGGATTGAACTTAGATAAATAATTTACTTAACGGGCCTTATTGGCTCAAATTCAAAGAAGCGCTACATCTTATTTGATAACATGTACATCGTCTTCTCCATGCCAGTCATTACATATCTTTATGGTCATTTTCCTTCTAATTTACACATTAAGTATTAACAattggctttgttcggttaaaggtttagtttagttttagttttgttttcaatcattaccctatatctttctccaattattaccatatttttccaattattactttctcatctctctctatctctcttcaatcattacctctatattcaatcattactctatttctctctcaacccactaccaaaactaaactaaactaaactcccaaccaaacacaaccagtTGTCTATTTGTACAAAATGGGCATCCCTAATAAATTCcacttcctctttctctttttaaGAATCTCACTtcgtaaattcattttttttggaggatcattattattttattacgctccaaaagttataattttctctctttgcCCTCTATGAAGACATATCGTTACACTATTACTCACTAacatttcaaaatgaaatctacttttagagataAAATGCAAAACGTgataacttttacccactaaaataaaacattggactctaaaaaaggggaCAAAGAGTTTGTCATGAAGCTCATTTGGGTTCACCGGCCTGTTGAATAGACGATTCACATGGTAAAACAAACGAAATTTACCAAATATCTATCGACCCAAGATCAAATCTtggttttaaaaacaaaaaggaacagTACCTAACCATCCAATTTTTAAGaacaagtaaaaaaattaccagATATCTATCGACCCAAGATCAAATCTtggttttaaaaacaaaaaggaacagTGCCTAACCATCCATTTTttaagaacaaataaaaaaattaccagATATCTATCAACCCTAGATCAAATCTTGGttttaaaacaaaaagggaCAGCCTAACCATCCATTTTCATTAGTTCCACTTTGACTGTCAATGTTTGATGGGACTTAACTTGAATAAATAATTTGCTCATCGCACTTTATCAGATCAAATACAAAATAGCACCATATCAAATATTTGATAACATGTACGTCGTCTTCTCCGCAATGGTCATTACATACGCATATATGCtgctttttcttttaatttacaCATAGAGTAATCACAATAATAGCAGtccttttacaaaaatacccatcAAACCCATGAGCCCAAGGAGCCTAATTTGAATAAATAATTTGCTCAACACGCTTTATCGGATCAAATtcaagggcgctgctattcgtagccctttattttctctcatagcccgttaaaaattttcaattatactcgacagttagttaccgaaattaagatatattttcagcatccaattaccgaaatataatatttttttcaacagctatttaccgaaaatgtatgttcggtagttgtttaccgaaagttaaacatattttcgacatgtagttaccgaaatataatcttattttcaacagctatttaccgaaatgttatgtatgattttcaacaaccatttaccaaaatgtagtggactatgagagaaaataaagggttgcgaataACAGCGGCCAAATTCAAAGAAGCACCATATCTTATTTGACAACATGTACAATGTCTTCGATCTCCACGACTGTCATTATTACACATCTACATGCTCCTTTTCCTTCTACTTCACACACAAGTACTAGCAATAACAATGATCCTTTTACACAACTCCCCATCAAACCCATGCACCCAAGGAGTCTAAAACTCTCCCGAGACTTCATTCTACTGAAGTGTCTTTGCGCCAGCCACATACCATCGGACCAACATTTCATTGGTCCCAACAAACTTATTCCACAACCTAGATTATTCACAAGAGAAATAACACAAGGCCAGGTTGTACATAAATAAACGTCGAAATCTCCCCCGTCCTTCTGCCTCAAGTTCCTTCTCTACTGCACCATCAGCTGTTGAACACTGATTCTGCGGGGGAGAAGaaatttgaaacaaaaggaTGGGATAGATTACGGACAGAGGACCCTGTGCCACGAACGAACCTCCTTAGGCTTCCTTTTCATCACGGTCGGTGTAGCTTCCAAATGCATAGAGTAGGAGACgaaaagaaaagtatgacaGTCGGCGACAGATACCGCAGTTGGATGAACCCAAAAAGCAGAGGGGCACAAAGAGTAATGCGAGCACGATAAGAACGTTGGTGCCCATGACCAGGATAATATTTCCAAGCCAATGGAGTTTGCTCACCACAAGGTAGACACCAGCCATGAAAGCTATGGACATCATGGCAAGTGCAATACCGAGAAGTGGCACCGCCAATTTCAAGGCAACACGCATCGAACTGAGGTCACCCAACTGTGCCCATATGAGTGTGACAGTGACTATGATGGAGCTGTACATAGCTACGGTATCGCAAATCACGAATTCCTGAAACTTCACTTTTGCTAGCATGGTTGCCATGCCTTGGTCCGGGTTGGAATTGTTGTAGCCACCAGGGACAGTGAAACCAGCGGTGAAAGTTACAGCTGCGACTAGTGTTGCCACCAGTAGAACAACATTGACCTTGTCCTTGTAATTTTCTAGCTCGGAATTTTGCCCAGCACTTGAGGgttttttagttttggaaaCATTTGCGTGTGGAGATCGCGGAGCACCAGCTACTCTCAGGGCCATCCAGGTCAGCCGCTGCACAGTATAAAGTGTAATTTTCTACGTAGCAATCTTACATCCACAAAAACCAAATACAAAAAAGAGCAAATAACAGTCACCACGCACTATCCCTGTTAGGGGTGGCTCAAGGGAATTGGAGGTCGACAATCCAAGATAGGCCATTTCACATTCGATCAAATTTGTTGTATAACTCCAAATCGAAGTCATTTTTCTAGCTTTCTGAGATGCAAGATTATTAGACACTATGAGATCATTAGGCCCTATGAGATCGTTAAGCTCCTTTGCAAGGACTTACCATCTTTGTTGACTTTGAAatgtttctgctgttttgggaCCTGTTTTCTAATTGGGTACCTTTTTGCCATGTGTCAGTTATAACATAAATCAAATCTATGCAAATTTGGGAGCCATTCAAAATTTGGCCTAGAAAGGAAAATCTTTATTTGCTTTCCTATAGACCAAAGCTCATTAAGGTGTTCTGGGCATTTGTAATATTTTCAGCATACTTGCATATAGAACATACCTTTCGAAATGATGCCATTCTTTCCATATATTCCTCAGCAATGTCCAGCGCTGTTAACCCGTCGTCGTTTCCAAGCTCTAGGATGACTCTCTCATCCCCTGTTAGAGCCCTAACAATCCTCGGATGCCCACAAATGGTGGCGACATGTAAAGGCGTGTTTCCTTCATCATCCTTCTCATTTAACAGTTTCTCCAGCTCAGGCATTTTGAGCATAGAACTAACTGTTTTGTCATTTCCACTCTTGGCTGCGACATGAAAGATATTCTGACCTTGTAAAGTGAGCAGTTCCCTTGAATCAGGGCAGTGCTGGAGCATCCCTTGGATTATGTCGACATGGCCTTTGCTCGTTGCTGTGTGAACAGGAAAGAGACCGTATTTGTCCCTTTGGTAAGCGGCAGCGCAAAAATTGTTTAGCAAGAACTTGACCCCTTCAAGAAAACCTATAGATGCAGAAAAGTGAAGTGCATTTCTCCCCTCCTCATCACATCTCAAGTGGAAGGAGGACTGGTCCTTTTCCCACAATACCCTTAGGACATCTGAGTATTGTTCTCAAAGAAAGCTAGTGTTAGGACTTCAGACTAACAACAAAAATGTTTTCAATGAAGGCGAAGCCAAGGATGTAAATTCGAAACCATTTCAGAGGGAAAAAGACAGATCTCCAGTTAGCAAATAGGACAAGAATTGCAAAATCCAACTCAAGTATGCATAGAATATTTTGCATCGCGTGACCATCCTTGTTGATGTGTGTTATCATTTCTGGAAAAAGGGATAATTGTGTTTGATGCTTTAAAACTTCTTACTCAAGGTTGGTACGGGACCACCATTTGTCCATTTCTACAAGCTATATTTCAAAATACTAGCTTACTTGACCTGTCTTCTTCACTTAGAGTGACTTCGATGTAGTGATGTAAGCACATACGTACAACGCTAAAATCAGGTAGGGGACAAACCAATGCAAGGGGATGAACCCAAGTCCAATTTACAGATACGTATGCAAGGAATTTGCTCCACCTAATGTAGATGGAATATGGACTATCAGAGAGACAAAATTGGTAGATGATTAAAAGGATGAGTATTTTCCATTAGCAGCTGAAATAAACAAAGGCGACCGAGTCAACTTTCTGTGTATTCTTTTTCCAAATGACTTTCTGAGTATTCTCAGATAGGATGTAAAAAGTTACCCTGAAAAGTGACAACGCAAATGCATTAGTTGGTTTTTCTCGCTTACAAGTGTGgcacaaaataaaaatgatatCAGCTCCTAATCAAAATCTAGCATGAGAATATGAAGGTTTTTCCgagtaacatttttttttcctctttgttaTCTCATATCGTGAATTTATTCCCAAACAGGATAATTAACTACCCTATCACCTGGGTCAAAAAGAGCATTACTACTATATTACAACCTCTAAAAAGATgtccaaaatggaaaaaagatgaaaagagaacaaaattatATTCCATAAAACACAcacagtggcggagccagaatttcGATTTAAGAGGGGCCGAAGAAAGACTCAAATTTTCATTCGAAAAAGTAGTTTTTAtactaattttattttgtgttttggaCTTTTCGTATAATACACATGCAGATTATTTTGGGTCAATATGTATGTgaagttgttttgttttttcttcaagtaACTAAATACAAGTACTTATTACTTATCTATGAAAGTAATTCTCAGAATTTCAGAAGTCGATgtaaatttatttgaatttaACATAGATTAAatcatatattaaaaaatactaatataATGATTATACCAAAATTCTATATCATATTAATTTCTAAaaagtggggggggggggactgGCCCCACAACAGCTCCGCCCCTGCACACACatatagagaaggatggagCATTTCATGTAGAATTAGTTACCTATGTTCTTTCCAAGGATAGCAGCATGAACTGCTGACTTGTTTCTGAAACTCCCTTCGACACTACAATTCCCAACAGGATTATCCATAAGCAGCTTAACAAGGTCAACATAACCAGCTTCTGCTGCCAGATACAGCACAGACTTCCCTTCCTTATTAACCGAATACCATGCGCTTGGATTCTTATTGATAAGAATCCAAGCCACCTTCGGATGACGATGCCCTAAAGCCTCATGCAATGCAGTATTACCCTCTTCATTCACCAATTCCAAAGCACCTTCTCTCCAATCACAATTGATCAGTAGCGTGACAAGCAACGAGTCACCTGCTCTTGCTGCGATGTGAAGTGGAGTGTCGCCTTTAGAGTTTTTTTCAGCAACATAGAATGGTAAGTCCTTGCAAAGGAGCTTAACGATCTCATAGTGTCTAGAGCCTGTTGCAATATGAAGAACTGTGTTTTTCTGAGGACCTAGTTGGACACAGCCGGCTGATGAGTAATATTGCCTATCTAGTGTGCCATTTTCCATCGCTTTTATGAATTCAAGAATATCACCTTCTGTAGTTGCTCTGTACAGTTCGGGGTCCATGGACTCTGCCGTCCCATAGCTCTCCTCTTCCTCTCGCTCCTCCAACAAAGCTGGATTTTTGGGTACCGACATTTCTCAATGACTCGCTTCTCTCAGTCTCACAGTTGCGTTGCAATCTATATATAAAAAAGACTCTCATGCATGTCTTTTTACGCCAATTTTGCTATCAGTGACTAGATTGCTTGCCCCATTCAATTTATATATTCTCTTTAAACAAATgtacttttcttatttttctagtCTTATGTATGGGCTCAACTACCTTTGCTGGTcttttaaaatgtaaaattacGTTGAATCTTGAATATGAGTCCAAATGCCAAGAAAGCATGTTGGAAAAGTTTTGGACTACAGAAGGAAACTATGACAAGCAATGTACCTGTTGGCCTCTTTAATAGAACTAAGGCAATAATCTTGACAACTACTACATGGGAAAAATCCAGGATCCTTCATGAACCTCTCAAGTTCTATGGAgacaatattttttgaaggttATACCATAAAAAAGTATCAAGACAAGAATATACTTAAGAGTATCCATTACTAAGAGACATCTAAACTAATGTGCTTGTCTTTTAGCTACTAAAACTAatctgtttgat
The sequence above is drawn from the Rhododendron vialii isolate Sample 1 chromosome 6a, ASM3025357v1 genome and encodes:
- the LOC131328977 gene encoding protein ACCELERATED CELL DEATH 6-like — translated: MSVPKNPALLEEREEEESYGTAESMDPELYRATTEGDILEFIKAMENGTLDRQYYSSAGCVQLGPQKNTVLHIATGSRHYEIVKLLCKDLPFYVAEKNSKGDTPLHIAARAGDSLLVTLLINCDWREGALELVNEEGNTALHEALGHRHPKVAWILINKNPSAWYSVNKEGKSVLYLAAEAGYVDLVKLLMDNPVGNCSVEGSFRNKSAVHAAILGKNIDVLRVLWEKDQSSFHLRCDEEGRNALHFSASIGFLEGVKFLLNNFCAAAYQRDKYGLFPVHTATSKGHVDIIQGMLQHCPDSRELLTLQGQNIFHVAAKSGNDKTVSSMLKMPELEKLLNEKDDEGNTPLHVATICGHPRIVRALTGDERVILELGNDDGLTALDIAEEYMERMASFRKRLTWMALRVAGAPRSPHANVSKTKKPSSAGQNSELENYKDKVNVVLLVATLVAAVTFTAGFTVPGGYNNSNPDQGMATMLAKVKFQEFVICDTVAMYSSIIVTVTLIWAQLGDLSSMRVALKLAVPLLGIALAMMSIAFMAGVYLVVSKLHWLGNIILVMGTNVLIVLALLFVPLCFLGSSNCGICRRLSYFSFRLLLYAFGSYTDRDEKEA